One window of the Cryptomeria japonica chromosome 7, Sugi_1.0, whole genome shotgun sequence genome contains the following:
- the LOC131856833 gene encoding uncharacterized protein LOC131856833 yields MSNRPFFLCISASSHTLATLLAQHDDEGREREVYYISHTLIEYETRYSAAEKQCLALVFVTQKLRHYILHAETRVIAKNDILKHLFANSDLSGRLAKWVMLLSEFDRKFITQKLIKGQVIADQLASAPLEKSFLTLNLFPEEDVLVIDHDSVWDMYFDGSRCQTSLGAGVVFVSLEGKLVPLSFRLEFNCTNNIVEYEALIVGFRAVISMGVKNIRIHGDSKLIVNQVIGAYRVKQLKLSKDLVLTMLTIHYLHD; encoded by the coding sequence ATGTCTAATAGACCTTTCTTCCTGTGCATCTCTGCTTCATCTCACACTCTAGCGACTTTGTTAGCTCAGCACGATGATGAAGGTCGGGAAAGAGAAGTCTATTACATTAGCCATACTTTGATAGAGTATGAAACCCGATATTCCGCTGCGGAAAAACAATGTCTAGCTCTTGTCTTTGTGACTCAGAAGCTAAGACATTATATCCTTCATGCAGAAACGCGggtcattgctaagaatgatatccTTAAGCACCTCTTCGCAAATTCTGATCTCTCAGGAAGGTTGGCCAAGTGGGTGATGTTGCTCTCTGAATTTGATCGGAAATTCATAACTCAGAAGTTAATCAAAGGgcaagtcatcgctgatcaattggccAGCGCTCCCTTAGAAAAATCCTTTCTTACCTTGAACCTATTCCCTGAAGAGGATGTGTTGGTCATTGATCATGACTCTgtatgggacatgtattttgacGGGTCGAGGTGTCAGACTAGCTTAGGAGCGGGTGTAGTCTTTGTTTCACTTGAAGGAAAGCTAGTTCCTCTCTCGTTTCGTTTGGAATTTAattgtaccaacaacattgttgagtaCGAAGCCTTGATTGTAGGGTTTCGTGCCGTGATTTCCATGGGTGTGAAAAACATCCGTATCCATGGAGATTCAAAACTTATCGTAAACCAGGTTATAGGTGCTTATCGTGTTAAGCAACTGAAGTTGTCTAAGGATTTGGTATTAACTATGCTAACAATTCACTACTTACACGATTGA